A stretch of Amycolatopsis balhimycina FH 1894 DNA encodes these proteins:
- a CDS encoding SDR family oxidoreductase has product MILDRFKLTDQVAVVTGAGRGIGAATAVALAEAGADVVIASRTESQLKEVASRVSDAGRRAFPVPVDLSSPEAAAALAAAAVSEFGRLDLVVNNVGGTYPRPLLESTVDFMEEAFRFNVATAHALTVAAAPSLVETGGSVVNISSVMGRVAGRGFAAYGTAKAALVHYTRLAAADLAPKVRVNAISVGSVATSALEIVVGNPELRSKMESATPLKRIGEAEHIAATVVFLASQAGGYITGKIIEVDGGLQTPNLELGLPDL; this is encoded by the coding sequence ATGATCCTCGATCGGTTCAAGCTCACCGACCAGGTCGCGGTGGTCACCGGCGCCGGACGCGGGATCGGCGCGGCCACCGCCGTGGCGCTCGCCGAAGCGGGCGCAGACGTGGTCATCGCCTCCCGCACCGAGTCCCAGCTCAAGGAAGTCGCCTCGCGCGTTTCCGACGCGGGCCGCCGGGCGTTCCCGGTTCCCGTCGACCTCTCCTCCCCCGAAGCGGCGGCGGCACTGGCCGCGGCGGCGGTGTCGGAGTTCGGCCGCCTCGACCTGGTGGTCAACAACGTCGGCGGCACGTACCCGCGGCCGTTGCTGGAGTCGACCGTGGACTTCATGGAGGAAGCGTTCCGCTTCAACGTCGCGACGGCCCACGCGCTGACGGTGGCGGCGGCGCCCTCCCTGGTGGAGACGGGCGGCTCGGTAGTCAACATCTCGTCGGTGATGGGCCGCGTGGCAGGCCGCGGCTTCGCGGCGTACGGAACGGCGAAGGCGGCCCTGGTCCACTACACGCGGTTGGCAGCGGCGGACCTGGCGCCGAAGGTGCGGGTGAACGCGATCTCGGTGGGTTCGGTGGCGACGTCGGCCCTGGAGATCGTGGTCGGCAACCCGGAGCTTCGCTCGAAGATGGAGTCGGCGACGCCGCTGAAGCGGATCGGCGAGGCCGAGCACATCGCGGCGACGGTGGTGTTCCTGGCGTCCCAGGCCGGCGGGTACATCACGGGCAAGATCATCGAGGTCGACGGCGGCCTCCAGACGCCGAACCTCGAACTCGGCCTGCCGGACCTCTGA
- the gltB gene encoding glutamate synthase large subunit — MIFSAIPGKQGLYDPETEQDSCGVAMVADIRGRRSHGIVTDGLAALTNLDHRGAAGAEPTSGDGAGILLQLPDALLRAEAGFALPEPDEQGHHTYAAGIAFLPEDTEQRRKAVGLAERIAVEEGLEVLGWREVPVDADRADIGPTARSVMPHFAMLFVTGEGKSGLELDRLAFCLRKRVENESVNAGCGTYFPSLSSRTIVYKGMVTPEQLPAFFADLRDERLESAIALVHSRFSTNTFPSWPLAHPFRFVAHNGEINTIRGNRNRMRAREALLESDVISGDLSRLFPICSPDASDSASFDEVLELLHLGGRSLPHAVLMMIPEAWENHITMKPERRAFYQFHASLMEPWDGPACVTFTDGSLVGAVLDRNGLRPARWWRTADDRVVLASEAGVLDVAPKDVVAKGRLKPGKMFLVDTEAGRIVDDEEVKSALAVESPYDAWLHAGLLKIAELPDRDHVVQSHDSVLRRQLSFGYTEEELKILLAPMAEKGAEPLGSMGTDTPPAVLSKRSRLLYDYFKQNFAQVTNPPLDAIREELVTCMARIMGPERNLLAPGPASCRHLKLPYPVIDNDELAKLIHINDDGDLPGFACSVLSGLYEVDGGAEALAGAIERVRREASEAIAAGARTLVLSDRDSDHRMAPIPSLLLVSAVHHHLVRTKERLRVALVVESGDAREVHHIALLLGYGAAAVNPYLAFETIEDMIGQGAVTGIEPAKAIRNYVQALVKGVLKIMSKMGISTVGAYTAAQAFESLGLAQDMLDEYFTGTSSKLGGVGLTVLAEEVAVRHRRAYPDNPTERVHRGLDTGGEYAYRREGELHLFTPETVFLLQHASKTGRAEVYRKYTDEVHRLYREGGTLRGLFSFKEGAREPVPLDEVEPAEAIFKRFNTGAMSYGSISAEAHETLAIAMNRIGGRSNTGEGGEDPERLYDPERRSAIKQVASGRFGVTSEYLVNADDIQIKMAQGAKPGEGGQLPPNKVYPWIARTRHSTPGVGLISPPPHHDIYSIEDLAQLIHDLKNANEHARIHVKLVSSLGVGTVAAGVSKAHADVVLISGHDGGTGASPMNSLKHAGTPWEIGLAETQQTLLLNGLRDRITVQVDGAMKTGRDVVIAALLGAEEYGFATAPLVVAGCIMMRVCHLDTCPVGVATQSPELRKRYTGQVEHVVNFFEFVAEEVRETLAQLGFRTLDEAIGHAELLNTDEAVDHWKASGLDLAPIFEMPTETPYGGAKRRTRGQDHGLEHALDRTLIQLAEAALEDAHQVNIELPVRNVNRTVGTLLGSEITRRYGGEGLPEGTIHVTLTGSAGQSLGAFLPRGITLDMVGDANDYVGKGLSGGRIVVRPDPQATFAAEAQTIAGNTIAYGATGGEIFLRGQVGERFCVRNSGATVVAEGVGDHAFEYMTGGRAVVLGPTGRNLAAGMSGGIAFVLDVDRKKVNQDMVDLLRPTADDLAWLKKTVQQHYDLTRSAVAASLLGDWPRRSVVFTKVMPRDYQRVLDAAKAARAAGRDVDEAIMEAARG; from the coding sequence ATGATCTTCTCCGCCATTCCCGGCAAGCAGGGTCTCTACGATCCGGAGACCGAACAGGACTCCTGCGGTGTGGCCATGGTGGCCGACATCCGCGGGCGCCGCTCCCACGGCATCGTCACCGACGGCCTGGCCGCGCTGACCAACCTGGACCATCGCGGCGCCGCGGGTGCCGAGCCCACCAGCGGCGACGGCGCCGGCATCCTGCTGCAGCTGCCCGATGCGCTGTTGCGGGCCGAAGCCGGTTTCGCGCTGCCCGAACCCGACGAGCAAGGCCACCACACCTACGCCGCCGGTATCGCTTTCCTGCCCGAAGACACCGAACAGCGCCGCAAAGCCGTCGGGCTGGCCGAACGCATCGCCGTCGAAGAGGGCCTCGAGGTCCTCGGCTGGCGCGAGGTCCCGGTCGACGCCGACCGCGCCGACATCGGCCCGACCGCCCGCTCGGTCATGCCGCACTTCGCCATGCTCTTCGTGACGGGTGAGGGAAAATCCGGTCTGGAGCTGGACAGGCTCGCGTTCTGCCTGCGCAAGCGCGTCGAGAACGAGAGCGTGAACGCCGGCTGCGGCACGTACTTCCCGTCGCTGTCCTCGCGGACGATCGTCTACAAGGGCATGGTGACGCCGGAGCAGCTGCCCGCGTTCTTCGCCGACCTGCGCGACGAGCGGCTGGAAAGCGCCATCGCGCTGGTGCACTCCCGCTTCTCCACCAACACTTTCCCGTCGTGGCCGCTGGCGCACCCGTTCCGGTTCGTGGCCCACAACGGCGAGATCAACACCATCCGCGGCAACCGCAACCGCATGCGGGCCCGCGAGGCGCTGCTGGAATCCGACGTCATCTCCGGCGACCTTTCGCGGTTGTTCCCGATCTGCTCGCCGGACGCGTCGGACTCGGCGTCTTTCGACGAGGTGCTCGAGCTGCTGCACCTCGGCGGCCGGTCGCTGCCGCACGCGGTGCTGATGATGATCCCGGAGGCGTGGGAGAACCACATCACCATGAAGCCCGAGCGTCGCGCCTTCTACCAGTTCCACGCCAGCCTGATGGAACCGTGGGACGGCCCGGCCTGCGTCACCTTCACCGACGGCAGTCTGGTCGGGGCGGTCCTGGACCGCAACGGCCTGCGCCCGGCCCGCTGGTGGCGCACGGCCGACGACCGTGTCGTGCTCGCCAGCGAGGCCGGCGTGCTGGACGTCGCTCCGAAGGACGTCGTCGCCAAGGGGCGGCTCAAGCCCGGCAAGATGTTCCTGGTCGACACCGAGGCCGGCCGGATCGTCGACGACGAAGAGGTCAAGTCCGCGCTGGCCGTCGAGTCGCCGTACGACGCCTGGCTGCACGCGGGCCTGCTGAAGATCGCCGAGCTGCCCGACCGCGACCACGTCGTGCAGAGCCACGACTCGGTGCTGCGCCGTCAGCTTTCCTTCGGCTACACCGAAGAAGAGCTGAAGATCCTGCTCGCGCCGATGGCCGAAAAGGGCGCCGAGCCGCTCGGCTCGATGGGCACGGACACCCCGCCCGCGGTGCTGTCGAAGCGGTCCCGGTTGCTCTACGACTACTTCAAGCAGAACTTCGCCCAGGTGACGAACCCGCCGCTGGACGCGATCCGCGAGGAGCTCGTCACCTGCATGGCGCGGATCATGGGCCCGGAGCGCAACCTCCTGGCCCCCGGACCGGCGTCCTGCCGGCACCTGAAGCTGCCGTACCCGGTCATCGACAACGACGAGCTCGCCAAGCTCATCCACATCAACGACGACGGCGACCTCCCCGGCTTCGCCTGCAGTGTCCTTTCCGGACTGTATGAAGTGGACGGTGGCGCGGAAGCGCTCGCGGGCGCGATCGAGCGCGTCCGGCGTGAGGCGTCCGAAGCGATCGCGGCCGGCGCGCGCACGCTCGTGCTGTCCGACCGCGACTCCGACCACCGGATGGCGCCGATCCCGTCGCTGCTGCTGGTTTCCGCGGTGCACCACCACCTGGTCCGCACCAAGGAACGCCTGCGCGTCGCGCTGGTCGTCGAGTCCGGCGACGCCCGCGAGGTGCACCACATCGCGCTGCTGCTCGGGTACGGCGCCGCCGCGGTGAACCCGTACCTCGCCTTCGAAACCATCGAAGACATGATCGGGCAGGGCGCGGTCACCGGGATCGAGCCGGCCAAGGCGATCCGGAACTACGTGCAGGCGCTGGTCAAGGGCGTCCTGAAGATCATGTCCAAGATGGGTATCTCGACGGTCGGCGCGTACACCGCCGCCCAGGCCTTCGAATCCCTCGGTCTGGCCCAGGACATGCTCGACGAGTACTTCACCGGGACGTCGTCGAAGCTCGGCGGCGTCGGCCTGACCGTGCTCGCCGAAGAGGTGGCCGTGCGCCACCGCCGCGCCTACCCGGACAACCCGACCGAGCGCGTCCACCGTGGACTCGACACCGGCGGCGAGTACGCCTACCGCCGCGAGGGCGAACTGCACCTGTTCACGCCGGAGACGGTGTTCCTGCTGCAGCACGCGTCCAAGACCGGCCGCGCAGAGGTGTACCGCAAGTACACCGACGAGGTGCACCGCCTCTACCGCGAGGGCGGCACGCTGCGCGGGCTGTTCTCGTTCAAGGAAGGTGCCCGCGAGCCGGTGCCGCTCGACGAGGTCGAGCCCGCCGAAGCGATCTTCAAGCGCTTCAACACCGGTGCGATGTCGTACGGCTCGATCTCGGCCGAGGCGCACGAAACCCTGGCCATCGCGATGAACCGCATCGGCGGCCGCTCCAACACGGGTGAGGGCGGCGAGGACCCCGAGCGGCTCTACGACCCCGAGCGGCGCAGCGCGATCAAGCAGGTCGCTTCGGGTCGCTTCGGCGTGACGAGCGAGTACCTGGTGAACGCCGACGACATCCAGATCAAGATGGCGCAGGGCGCGAAGCCCGGCGAAGGCGGTCAGCTGCCGCCGAACAAGGTGTACCCGTGGATCGCGCGGACCCGGCACTCGACGCCGGGCGTGGGGCTGATTTCCCCGCCGCCGCACCACGACATCTACTCCATCGAGGACCTGGCGCAGCTGATCCACGACCTCAAGAACGCCAACGAGCACGCCCGCATCCACGTGAAGCTGGTGTCCTCACTCGGTGTCGGCACGGTCGCGGCCGGCGTGTCCAAGGCCCACGCGGACGTCGTGCTCATCTCGGGTCACGACGGCGGCACCGGCGCGTCCCCGATGAACTCGCTCAAGCACGCGGGCACGCCGTGGGAGATCGGCCTCGCCGAGACCCAGCAGACGTTGCTGCTCAACGGCTTGCGCGACCGGATCACCGTGCAGGTGGACGGCGCCATGAAGACCGGGCGCGACGTCGTCATCGCGGCGCTGCTCGGCGCCGAGGAGTACGGCTTCGCGACGGCCCCCCTCGTCGTCGCGGGCTGCATCATGATGCGCGTCTGCCACCTCGACACCTGCCCGGTCGGCGTCGCCACGCAGAGCCCCGAACTGCGCAAGCGCTACACCGGCCAGGTCGAGCACGTCGTCAACTTCTTCGAGTTCGTCGCCGAAGAAGTCCGCGAAACGCTTGCCCAGCTGGGTTTCCGCACGCTCGACGAGGCCATCGGGCACGCCGAGCTGCTGAACACCGACGAGGCCGTCGACCACTGGAAGGCGTCCGGTCTGGACCTGGCGCCGATCTTCGAGATGCCTACGGAGACCCCGTACGGCGGCGCGAAGCGGCGCACCCGCGGTCAGGACCACGGCCTCGAGCACGCTCTGGACCGCACGCTCATCCAGCTCGCCGAGGCGGCGCTGGAAGACGCGCACCAGGTGAACATCGAGCTGCCGGTGCGCAACGTCAACCGGACCGTCGGCACGCTGCTCGGCTCGGAGATCACCCGCCGCTACGGCGGGGAAGGTCTGCCCGAAGGCACCATCCACGTCACCCTCACCGGGTCGGCGGGCCAGTCGCTCGGCGCGTTCCTGCCGCGTGGCATCACCCTCGACATGGTCGGCGACGCCAACGACTACGTCGGCAAGGGCCTGTCCGGCGGCCGGATCGTCGTCCGCCCCGACCCGCAGGCGACCTTCGCCGCCGAAGCGCAGACGATCGCGGGCAACACGATCGCCTACGGCGCGACCGGCGGCGAGATCTTCCTGCGCGGCCAGGTCGGCGAACGCTTCTGCGTCCGCAACTCCGGCGCCACGGTCGTCGCCGAGGGCGTCGGCGACCACGCCTTCGAGTACATGACCGGCGGCCGCGCGGTGGTGCTCGGCCCGACCGGCCGGAACCTGGCGGCCGGCATGTCCGGCGGCATCGCCTTCGTGCTCGACGTCGACCGCAAGAAGGTCAACCAGGACATGGTTGACCTCCTGCGGCCGACCGCCGACGACCTGGCGTGGCTCAAGAAAACCGTGCAACAGCACTACGATCTCACCCGCTCCGCGGTGGCGGCCTCGCTGCTCGGCGACTGGCCGCGCCGCTCCGTGGTGTTCACGAAGGTGATGCCACGCGACTACCAGCGGGTTCTGGACGCGGCGAAGGCGGCTCGGGCCGCCGGCCGCGACGTCGACGAGGCGATCATGGAGGCCGCTCGTGGCTGA
- a CDS encoding glutamate synthase subunit beta: MADPTGFLKYDREEPKKKSKEERLATWGEVYADVDPAERNGKVRKQASRCMDCGIPFCHSGGSGCPLGNLIPEWNDLVRRGDWAAASDRLHATNNFPEFTGKLCPAPCEAGCVLSVSPLSGGPVSIKRVEQTIADQSWEAGFVQAQVSEVSSGRRVAVVGSGPAGLAAAQQLTRAGHEVTVFERDDRLGGLLRYGIPEFKMEKKVLDRRLAQLRREGTRFVTGCEVGVDLSVEDLRAHYDAVVLAVGALRGRDDTTTPGRELAGVHLAMEHLVPANKFVEGDGPPSVDAKGKHVVIIGGGDTGADSYGTATRQGALSVTQLDQYPTPPSTRDDERSPWPTWPYILRTYPAHEEAGERKFAVAVKRFVGDENGRVKALELQQVKVQKDPATGRREVIPVNDEVETLPADLVLLAIGFEGVEEMPLLDGLGLSLTRRGTLSCGADWQTETPGVFVCGDAHRGASLVVWAIAEGRSVANAVDAFLTGASDLPAPVHPTALPLAVV; this comes from the coding sequence GTGGCTGACCCGACCGGTTTCCTGAAGTACGACCGCGAAGAGCCGAAGAAGAAGTCCAAAGAGGAACGGCTCGCGACCTGGGGCGAGGTCTACGCGGACGTCGACCCGGCCGAGCGCAACGGAAAGGTGCGCAAGCAGGCGTCGCGCTGCATGGACTGCGGTATCCCGTTCTGCCACTCCGGCGGTTCCGGCTGCCCGCTGGGCAACCTGATCCCGGAGTGGAACGACCTGGTCCGCCGCGGCGACTGGGCCGCGGCGAGCGACCGGCTGCACGCCACCAACAACTTCCCCGAGTTCACCGGGAAGCTGTGCCCGGCGCCGTGCGAGGCGGGCTGTGTCCTGTCCGTCTCGCCGCTGTCCGGCGGGCCGGTGTCGATCAAGCGCGTCGAGCAGACGATCGCCGACCAGTCCTGGGAAGCGGGCTTCGTCCAGGCGCAGGTGTCCGAAGTGTCCAGTGGACGACGGGTCGCCGTGGTCGGGTCCGGCCCGGCCGGCCTGGCCGCCGCCCAGCAGCTGACCCGCGCCGGGCACGAGGTCACCGTGTTCGAACGCGACGACCGCCTCGGCGGGCTGCTGCGCTACGGCATCCCCGAGTTCAAGATGGAGAAGAAGGTCCTCGACCGGCGCCTGGCGCAGCTGCGCAGGGAAGGCACCCGGTTCGTCACCGGCTGCGAGGTCGGCGTCGACCTTTCGGTAGAGGACCTGCGCGCGCACTACGACGCCGTCGTGCTCGCGGTCGGCGCCCTGCGCGGCCGCGACGACACGACGACGCCGGGCCGCGAGCTGGCCGGCGTCCACCTGGCGATGGAGCACCTGGTGCCGGCCAACAAGTTCGTCGAGGGCGACGGCCCGCCGTCGGTCGACGCGAAGGGCAAGCACGTCGTCATCATCGGCGGCGGCGACACCGGCGCCGACTCCTACGGAACGGCGACCCGCCAGGGCGCGCTGTCGGTGACCCAGCTCGACCAGTACCCGACGCCGCCGTCCACAAGGGACGACGAGCGGTCGCCGTGGCCGACCTGGCCGTACATCCTCCGCACCTACCCGGCGCACGAGGAGGCGGGTGAGCGGAAGTTCGCGGTCGCGGTCAAGCGGTTCGTCGGCGACGAGAACGGCCGCGTCAAGGCGCTCGAGCTGCAGCAGGTCAAGGTCCAGAAGGACCCGGCGACCGGCCGTCGCGAGGTCATCCCGGTCAACGACGAGGTCGAGACGCTGCCCGCCGACCTGGTCCTGCTGGCGATCGGCTTCGAAGGCGTCGAGGAGATGCCGCTGCTGGACGGCCTCGGCCTTTCCCTGACGCGCCGCGGCACGCTGTCGTGCGGCGCGGACTGGCAGACCGAGACGCCGGGCGTGTTCGTCTGCGGCGACGCCCACCGCGGCGCGTCGCTCGTGGTCTGGGCGATCGCGGAAGGCCGGTCGGTGGCCAACGCCGTCGACGCGTTCCTGACCGGGGCGTCGGACCTCCCGGCCCCGGTGCACCCGACGGCTTTGCCCCTCGCCGTCGTCTGA
- a CDS encoding amidohydrolase family protein — protein sequence MTGLLPFVSDLPLVDHHCHGVVTRDVTRAGFEAMLTEADAPSPLGTSLFDSLIGLAVRERCAPVLDLPKHAPAEAYLERRAALGAAEVARRFLRATGTTDFLLDGGFLPDSLTTTAEFAELAGARAYDVVRLEQVAEAVIRGTTAAGFADAFADELGKRAERAVGLKSIAAYRVGLGLAGERPSPSEVEAAAGRWLAGGGTRLADEVLHRHLVFTGLDLGLPVQFHVGYGDSDVDLHRCDPLLLTGLLRATRDRGVPILLLHNYPFHRNAAYLAQVFEHVFVDAGLVTHNAGFRAPAVLAELLEIAPFGKVLFSTDAFGLAELYHLGTALFRQGLSDFARAALDAGAVSEKDAVRLCALVGHENAKRIYRLEHV from the coding sequence ATGACCGGACTGCTTCCGTTCGTCTCGGACCTGCCGCTGGTGGACCACCACTGCCACGGCGTCGTGACCCGGGACGTCACCCGCGCGGGCTTCGAGGCGATGCTGACCGAAGCCGACGCGCCGTCGCCGCTGGGCACGAGCCTGTTCGACTCGCTCATCGGGCTGGCCGTGCGCGAACGCTGCGCGCCCGTGCTGGACCTGCCGAAGCACGCCCCGGCCGAGGCCTACCTCGAACGCCGTGCCGCCCTCGGCGCGGCGGAGGTGGCCCGGCGGTTCCTGCGGGCCACCGGGACGACCGATTTCCTGCTGGACGGCGGGTTCCTGCCGGACTCGCTGACCACGACCGCCGAGTTCGCCGAGCTGGCGGGTGCCCGCGCGTACGACGTCGTCCGGCTGGAGCAGGTCGCCGAAGCGGTGATCCGGGGAACGACCGCGGCCGGCTTCGCCGACGCTTTCGCCGACGAGCTGGGGAAACGGGCGGAACGGGCCGTCGGGCTCAAGTCGATCGCGGCCTACCGCGTCGGCCTTGGCCTGGCGGGGGAGCGGCCGTCGCCGTCCGAAGTCGAGGCCGCGGCCGGGCGGTGGCTCGCCGGGGGCGGCACCCGGCTGGCCGACGAGGTGCTGCACCGGCACCTCGTGTTCACCGGCCTCGACCTCGGCCTGCCCGTGCAGTTCCACGTCGGCTACGGCGACTCCGACGTGGACCTGCACCGCTGCGACCCGCTGCTGCTCACCGGGCTGCTGCGGGCGACCCGCGACCGCGGCGTCCCGATCCTCCTGCTGCACAACTACCCGTTCCACCGCAATGCCGCGTATCTGGCGCAGGTCTTCGAGCACGTGTTCGTCGACGCCGGTCTCGTCACGCACAACGCGGGGTTCCGGGCGCCGGCCGTCCTGGCCGAGCTCCTGGAGATCGCGCCGTTCGGGAAGGTGCTCTTCTCGACCGACGCCTTCGGCCTGGCCGAGCTGTACCACCTGGGCACGGCCCTGTTCCGGCAGGGTTTGTCGGACTTCGCGCGCGCCGCGCTCGACGCCGGCGCGGTGTCCGAAAAGGACGCTGTCCGGCTGTGTGCTTTGGTGGGACACGAGAACGCGAAGAGGATCTACCGCTTGGAGCACGTGTGA
- the lgt gene encoding prolipoprotein diacylglyceryl transferase, with amino-acid sequence MISAYLATIPSPDRGVWHLGPIPIRAYALCIIAGIIVAIWWGERRWAARGGTKGTVIDMAVFAVPFGLVGGRLYHVITDPELYFTEGRNPWNAFAIWDGGLGIWGAIALGAVGALIACRRRGIPLPAMADAVAPGIVVAQAIGRIGNYFNQELYGAHTDLPWGLEVYQRFNPEDPDNLLNGVATGHIPLPESPVHPTFLYELLWNLLVALLVVWADRRFTLGHGRAFALYVAGYTVGRGWIEMMRTDTANHILGLRVNVWTSILLFLAAVVYFVAAGRRGPREAPETLVSKDAVGPDEVPVAAEEPEASEAGSAVADEPEPVAADEPEHAKVAADAPASAEKPAADAPAEEPKKTDES; translated from the coding sequence GTGATAAGCGCCTACCTCGCGACGATCCCCAGCCCCGACCGTGGGGTCTGGCATCTGGGGCCGATCCCGATCCGCGCGTACGCCCTGTGCATCATCGCCGGCATCATCGTGGCGATCTGGTGGGGCGAGCGGCGCTGGGCCGCCCGCGGCGGCACCAAGGGCACGGTGATCGACATGGCCGTGTTCGCCGTGCCGTTCGGCCTGGTCGGCGGCCGGTTGTACCACGTGATCACCGACCCCGAGCTGTACTTCACCGAGGGCCGCAACCCGTGGAACGCGTTCGCGATCTGGGACGGCGGCCTCGGCATCTGGGGCGCGATCGCCCTCGGCGCGGTGGGGGCGCTCATCGCCTGCCGCCGCCGGGGCATCCCGCTGCCGGCGATGGCGGACGCGGTCGCCCCCGGCATCGTCGTCGCGCAGGCCATCGGCCGCATCGGCAACTACTTCAACCAGGAGCTGTACGGCGCGCACACGGACCTGCCGTGGGGCCTGGAGGTCTACCAGCGCTTCAACCCGGAGGACCCGGACAACCTGCTGAACGGCGTCGCGACGGGGCACATCCCGCTGCCGGAGAGCCCGGTCCACCCGACGTTCCTCTACGAGCTGCTCTGGAACCTGCTGGTCGCGCTGCTGGTGGTGTGGGCGGACCGTCGCTTCACGCTCGGGCACGGGCGGGCGTTCGCGCTGTACGTCGCCGGGTACACGGTGGGCCGCGGCTGGATCGAGATGATGCGGACGGACACCGCGAACCACATCCTCGGGCTGCGGGTGAACGTGTGGACGTCGATCCTGCTGTTCCTCGCCGCGGTGGTGTACTTCGTGGCCGCCGGCCGGCGGGGGCCGCGGGAGGCGCCGGAGACGCTGGTGAGCAAGGACGCCGTGGGACCGGACGAGGTTCCGGTGGCCGCGGAGGAGCCCGAGGCTTCGGAGGCCGGTTCCGCAGTCGCCGACGAGCCCGAGCCCGTTGCCGCAGACGAGCCGGAGCACGCGAAGGTGGCGGCCGATGCCCCGGCCTCCGCGGAGAAGCCTGCTGCGGACGCGCCGGCCGAGGAGCCGAAAAAGACCGACGAGAGCTGA
- a CDS encoding M20 metallopeptidase family protein, translated as MSELWTRWTRAIADELPAAVELRHTVHADPRGSGDEEDTARLVAAALGAGDGVRVAKTGRAIRLPGASDGPAVALRAELDALPVLEGTGVPWASGNDLMHACGHDVHLAALVAVCRAARRVGVPRPILALLQPREETSPPGALDVVESGVLAECGVDTVIGAHVQPRITHGMVSATPGPVNASTDEFEVTMHGQGGHAGYPHLLRDPILALSQLVVSLQQLASRRIDPVFGAVCSIGRIQGGAAANVVPNSASAFGSLRLMRAKDRDRALETLADIVHGTARAHGCTAELEISPCEPVLDNDPGLAEGAQHWLRHAGFVVDDMFRSFGADDFAHYCGGGTRGLMMFVGLGDTAGVPSLHDERFLPRDEAVTQVAHALVAGYLAALEVPAA; from the coding sequence GTGAGTGAACTGTGGACCCGGTGGACGCGGGCGATCGCCGACGAACTGCCCGCCGCCGTCGAGCTCCGGCACACCGTGCACGCCGACCCCCGCGGTTCCGGCGACGAGGAGGACACCGCCCGCCTGGTGGCCGCCGCGCTCGGCGCGGGCGACGGCGTCCGCGTCGCCAAGACCGGCCGCGCGATCCGGCTGCCCGGCGCGTCCGACGGGCCGGCCGTGGCGCTGCGGGCCGAGCTCGACGCCCTCCCGGTGCTGGAGGGCACCGGCGTGCCGTGGGCGTCCGGGAACGACCTGATGCACGCGTGCGGCCACGACGTCCACCTCGCCGCGCTGGTCGCCGTGTGCCGGGCCGCGCGGCGCGTCGGCGTGCCGCGGCCGATCCTGGCACTGCTGCAGCCGCGTGAGGAGACGTCCCCGCCCGGCGCGCTCGACGTCGTCGAGTCCGGGGTGCTGGCCGAATGCGGGGTGGACACGGTGATCGGCGCGCACGTGCAGCCGCGGATCACGCACGGCATGGTGTCCGCGACGCCCGGCCCGGTGAACGCCTCCACCGACGAGTTCGAGGTGACCATGCATGGCCAAGGCGGCCACGCCGGCTACCCGCACCTGCTGCGCGACCCGATCCTGGCGCTGTCGCAGCTGGTCGTGAGCCTGCAGCAGCTCGCGTCGCGCCGGATCGACCCGGTGTTCGGCGCGGTCTGCTCGATCGGCCGCATCCAGGGCGGCGCCGCGGCCAACGTCGTCCCGAACAGCGCGAGCGCGTTCGGCTCGCTGCGCCTGATGCGCGCGAAGGACCGTGATCGCGCCCTGGAAACACTCGCGGACATCGTGCACGGCACCGCGCGGGCCCACGGCTGTACCGCCGAACTGGAGATCAGTCCCTGCGAGCCGGTGCTGGACAACGACCCCGGGCTGGCGGAGGGCGCGCAGCATTGGCTGCGTCACGCGGGCTTCGTCGTGGACGACATGTTCCGGTCGTTCGGCGCCGACGACTTCGCCCACTACTGCGGCGGCGGAACCCGCGGGCTGATGATGTTCGTCGGCCTCGGCGACACGGCGGGCGTGCCGAGCCTGCACGACGAGCGGTTCCTCCCGCGCGACGAGGCCGTCACCCAGGTCGCGCACGCGCTGGTGGCGGGCTACCTGGCCGCCTTGGAGGTACCGGCGGCCTAG